In Mytilus edulis chromosome 7, xbMytEdul2.2, whole genome shotgun sequence, a single genomic region encodes these proteins:
- the LOC139483635 gene encoding E3 ubiquitin-protein ligase Mdm2-like: MKSIILWSDPDVNFLTVIVLKQVGASWEVLTRKEVCSYLKDYIGSRQLYNQNDPSIVFCKKDPLGKVFGVNKFTFTEAT, from the exons ATGAAGTCAATTATCCTATG GTCAGACCCAGACGTGAATTTCTTGACCGTCATTGTACTTAAACAAGTAGGTGCATCATGGGAAGTGTTAACCAGAAAAGAG GTCTGTAGTTATCTGAAGGATTACATTGGTAGCAGACAGTTGTATAATCAGAATGACCCTAGTATCGTGTTCTGTAAAAAAGATCCTCTGGGAAAAGTATTTGGAGTTAATAAGTTTACCTTCACAGAAGCAACGTAA
- the LOC139482178 gene encoding uncharacterized protein: protein MKDIRSIDRGKCLNCHECEEFTGTLRCDYCDCVAAKHIRKQEEEAITGDESNKHFKLETLEHSGHSDVGLTSLTSGFENLEENCVEEVSNVNDSIFHDGISRLESLISELEKEENEKFNVSCKFKVVEEDGKSMFSCSLCNKNYKLGDFGKKIQNVKFHASSRGHLANVYAVGMNKEFFCLIEKMHIVAAAKLT, encoded by the exons ATGAAAGACATACGAAGCATTGACAGAGGGAAATGTTTAAATTGTCATGAATGTGAGGAATTTACTGGAACTTTAAGATGTGATTATTGTGACTGTGTAGCTGCAAAACACATTCGAAAACAAGAGGAGGAAGCTATAACGggagatgaatcaaacaaacattTCAAATTGGAGACTTTGGAACATAGTGGTCATAGTGATGTAGGATTAACATCACTGACGAGTGGGTTCGAGAATTTAGAAGAAAACTGCGTAGAAGAAGTTTCAAATG TTAATGATAGCATTTTCCATGATGGGATTTCAAGATTGGAGAGTCTTATTAGTGAACTAGAgaaagaagaaaatgaaaaattcaatgtAAGCTGTAAATTTAAAGTTGTTGAGGAAGATGGAAAATCTATGTTTTCTTGCTCTCTTTGCAACAAAAATTACAAGTTGGGAGATTTTGGAAAGAAAATCCAAAATGTTAAATTTCATGCCAGTTCAAGGGGACATTTGGCAAATGTTTATGCAGTTGGGATGAACAAGGAATTTTTCTGCTTAATCGAAAAAATGCACATTGTCGCTGCTGCAAAATTGACATAA
- the LOC139482519 gene encoding uncharacterized protein has protein sequence MLHIGPDLLVHMNQIELVMRSFPVLVHGLTRDHVRRDRDRQNWKVAQELSFQRVQDCLNDLINGSDDCAPIPSVKGTKAFLYVVHQYVDIFFSPKASLAERISRAGFVTHFLGIWRNYVYLNQALTLTSNFLSRETYCDIFISVHFAVMLICFYRDNFPNSQCLLHLTGSDCCEDFFSKNGQFVGNHHVYPYGQMYRNVSHMIRLSQIEANDNAPKFAKAHIKQENVWKSQYPGGVTCSLRDYPALGEEISAWKIGIRRARDLAKELGIIPRDLNIDLGFDDDDGDDDDGDDDDGDDDDGDDDDDTDDNYGWFYKPFDNCNHDKLFKNLSGDTCNNNNHDSDEYCDDDDLDPCIATDETQEIHDSSDDSQDENSTYTPMNIFEPTSSEFMEMHECIDVAIDNFEEHSDQNSVNIDDSIPSSLQKR, from the exons ATGCTACATATTGGACCAGATTTGCTTGTACATATGAACCAAATTGAGCTGGTTATGAGATCATTCCCTGTTTTAGTGCACGGGTTGACACGAGATCATGTACGGAGAGATCGTGATCGTCAAAACTGGAAAGTAGCACAGGAGTTATCATTTCAGAGGGTGCAAGATTGTCTCAATGATCTAATTAATGGAAGTGACGACTGTGCTCCTATTCCTTCAGTCAAAGGAACTAAGGCCTTTCTTTATGTGGTACATCAGTATGTTGACATTTTCTTCAGTCCGAAAGCTTCGCTTGCTGAACGTATCTCTCGCGCAGGATTTGTCACACATTTTCTAGGAATTTGGCGGAATTATGTTTACCTTAATCAAGCACTTACTCTGACCTCCAATTTTTTGTCCCGAGAAACATATTGCgacatatttatttcagttcacTTTGCAGTAATGCTTATTTGCTTCTACAGAGATAATTTTCCAAACAGCCAATGCTTACTCCATCTAACAGGGTCAGATTGTTGCGAAGACTTCTTTTCAAAGAATGGCCAGTTTGTAGGCAACCATCATGTGTATCCATATGGTCAAATGTATCGCAATGTAAGCCATATGATCCGACTAAGTCAGATTGAAGCTAATGATAATGCCCCAAAGTTTGCCAAAGCCCACATTAAGCAGGAGAATGTATGGAAAAGTCAGTATCCTGGAGGAGTAACATGTTCCTTGAGAGACTACCCTGCTTTAGGCGAAGAAATTTCTGCATGGAAAATTGGAATACGTCGTGCCCGAGATCTTGCAAAGGAACTTGGAATAATTCCACGTGACCTCAACATAGATTTAGGGTTTGATGATGACGACGGGGATGATGACGACGGGGATGATGATGATGGGGATGATGATGATGGGGATGATGATGACGATACTGATGACAATTATGGATGGTTTTATAAACCCTTTGATAATTGTAACCATGATAAACTGTTTAAAAATCTATCAGGGGATACATGTAACAACAACAATCACGATTCTGATGAATATTGCGATGACGACGATTTGGATCCATGTATTGCTACGGATGAAACTCAGGAAATACATGATAGTAGTGATGATAGTCAAGATGAGAACTCTACATATACGCCAATGA ACATTTTTGAACCAACAAGTTCAGAATTCATGGAAATGCATGAATGTATAGATGTAGCAATCGACAATTTTGAAGAACACTCTGACCAGAATAGCGTTAATATTGATGACAGTATACCGAGCTCTTTACAGAAACggtaa